The following are encoded in a window of Dysidea avara chromosome 4, odDysAvar1.4, whole genome shotgun sequence genomic DNA:
- the LOC136252713 gene encoding piggyBac transposable element-derived protein 4-like, translating to MAKLRAKEVAAMLDDDSDWNDSDEEAERDEKREASDDYDGGEEEHEGLEGFLDYIEEYQYWLGLQDWELPSSDDDDNNIGQIPPPKGSLTEVDDQETVEATDDDVQEERSTGSGQVLESGTGRILAEEDVSALTESTGGNEIAGVSGGGSSNSSSSESGSLGISINISNLSRVPNRLGVSIDLSNLTCPIPPPSTTTASASIPLRGGPFVEPVGPTTPLPPTAKAMDFFGQSFDDDLFRHIVDETNLYASQKGSKWRWPLTVNELKAFLGVWIVMGIVRLPRVRDYWSQERIYGEHLVITDAFARDRFFEILWNLHFNDNTKAFPQGHDNYNKLHKISPIADHLSRKFLALYNPHRENSIDEAMIVYKGQSSLKQFMPKKPIKRGFKVWCRCDSKNGYTCSFQVYTGKVGQTTEKNLGARVVKDLSEPLRGKNYHLYFDNFFSSPTLLAELLDFKIYCIGTVVSNRKHFPKYSKARVKALERGEHITSQVIDNKVHCFVWRDRKPVCFNDTICDHTDITSVSRKLADGSRADFSCPRSVNLYNQNMGGVDLADHLRRSYTCSRRSKSRWYMRMFWFFFDLLIVNSYILESVSPHHCPGIARTGRQKKQYRSHLEFRKSLALELIGNFSSRGKKGSTCCV from the exons ATGGCGAAGTTACGAGCGAAAGAAGTCGCTGCTATGCTGGACGACGATAGTGACTGGAATGATTCGGATGAAGAAGCCGAACGAGATGAAAAGCGTGAGGCTAGTGACGATTACGACGGTGGTGAAGAAGAACACGAAGGCCTAGAAGGTTTTCTAGACTATATTGAGGAGTATCAG TACTGGTTAGGTCTCCAAGACTGGGAACTTCCATCATCGGATGATGACGACAACAACATTGGACAGATTCCACCACCCAAAGGTAGCCTCACTGAAGTGGATGATCAGGAGACTGTGGAAGCTACTGATGATGAT GTCCAAGAAGAACGCTCGACTGGAAGTGGTCAAGTGTTGGAGAGTGGTACTGGGAGAATACTG GCTGAAGAAGATGTTTCTGCACTGACCGAAAGTACTGGAGGGAATGAGATTGCAGGCGTGAGTGGAGGGGGCAGTAGCAACAGCAGTTCTAGTGAAAGTGGCTCCCTAGGAATCTCTATTAACATTTCTAATTTAAGCAGAGTACCAAATAGGTTAGGTGTTTCTATTGATTTGTCAAATTTAACTTGTCCCATTCCTCCACCTTCTACTACAACTGCTAGTGCCTCTATTCCTCTCAGGGGGGGTCCATTTGTTGAGCCTGTGGGTCCTACAACACCCCTGCCACCAACAGCTAAAGCAATGGATTTTTTTGGGCAGAGTTTTGATGACGATCTTTTTAGGCACATTGTAGATGAAACCAACTTGTATGCCTCTCAAAAGGGTTCTAAATGGAGGTGGCCTCTAACTGTAAATGAACTAAAGGCCTTCTTAGGGGTATGGATCGTGATGGGAATAGTTAGGCTACCCCGGGTTCGTGATTATTGGTCCCAAGAACGTATTTATGGGGAACATTTAGTGATTACTGATGCCTTTGCTAGAGATCGTTTTTTTGAGATCTTGTGGAATTTGCATTTCAATGACAATACCAAGGCTTTTCCACAGGGACATGATAATTATAATAAGCTGCACAAAATTAGTCCCATTGCTGATCACCTCTCACGCAAGTTTTTAGCCCTTTACAATCCACACAGGGAGAACTCCATAGATGAAGCCATGATCGTTTATAAAGGTCAGTCATCCCTGAAGCAATTCATGCCCAAAAAGCCAATCAAGCGAGGTTTTAAAGTGTGGTGTAGGTGTGATAGCAAAAATGGGTATACATGTAGCTTCCAAGTATATACGGGAAAGGTAGGCCAGACCACGGAAAAGAATTTGGGGGCAAGGGTAGTTAAAGATTTGTCCGAACCATTAAGGGGTAAAAACTATCATCTCTACTTTGACAATTTCTTTTCCAGTCCCACACTTTTGGCTGAGCTATTGGATTTCAAAATCTATTGCATCGGGACTGTGGTGTCAAATAGGAAACATTTTCCGAAATATAGTAAGGCCCGGGTCAAGGCATTGGAAAGGGGAGAGCACATCACCTCACAAGTCATAGACAATAAAGTCCACTGTTTTGTTTGGAGGGATAGGAAACCTGTATGTTTTAATGACACCATTTGTGATCACACAGACATTACTTCTGTGTCTCGGAAACTAGCTGATGGCAGCCGAGCTGACTTCAGCTGTCCACGGTCAGTTAATCTCTACAACCAGAACATGGGAGGGGTAGACTTGGCTGATCATTTGCGTAGGTCATACACATGTTCTCGTAGATCAAAATCTAGGTGGTACATGCGAATGTTCTGGTTTTTTTTTGATTTGTTAATTGTAAATTCCTACATTCTTGAGTCTGTCAGCCCACACCATTGCCCAGGAATAGCTAGGACTGGGCGACAGAAGAAGCAGTATAGGTCCCACTTAGAATTTAGGAAAAGTTTGGCTTTAGAGCTTATAGGGAATTTCAGCTCAAGGGGAAAGAAGGGAAGTACCTGCTGTGTTTGA